A window of Deltaproteobacteria bacterium contains these coding sequences:
- the gltA gene encoding NADPH-dependent glutamate synthase, whose protein sequence is MAKKIIVPKRTSMSMQAPEVRRDNFNEVALGYTLAEAQTEARRCLQCKKPTCQAGCPVEVDCRGFIREVAEGRLDEAFRAIKATNSLPAVCGRVCPQENQCEGACTLGRKYEPVAIGRLERFVADSHYASSACQSLTGGDECPLPQEDLRVAAVGSGPASLTFAGYLATRGIPVTVFEAMHEVGGVLVYGIPEFRLPKSIVALEVEQLEAQGVSFETNAVVGRTVGVQELLNQGFKAVFVGVGAGLPRFLGVPGENLIGVYSANEYLTRVNLMKGYRFPEYDTPVTRGRRVAVFGGGNVAMDSARTALRLGADKVFIVYRRTRDEMPARLEELEHAVEERVELVCLCGPLEFSGDDQGRLTGVRLQKMCLGEPDESGRCRPVCLEGQTESLEIDMAVIAVGTGSNPVLTRNTPGLELNRRGYIVADPETGETSLPNVFAGGDIVTGSATVVMAMGAGRRAAKVVAARLLGATEVPIRE, encoded by the coding sequence ATGGCCAAAAAGATCATCGTTCCTAAGCGGACGTCCATGTCCATGCAGGCCCCCGAGGTCCGCAGGGACAATTTTAACGAGGTGGCCTTGGGGTACACCCTGGCCGAAGCCCAGACCGAGGCCAGGCGATGCCTGCAATGCAAGAAACCGACGTGTCAGGCGGGTTGTCCCGTTGAGGTCGATTGCCGGGGGTTCATCAGAGAAGTCGCAGAGGGACGGCTCGACGAGGCCTTTCGGGCCATCAAGGCCACCAACAGCCTTCCGGCGGTCTGTGGTCGGGTTTGTCCGCAGGAAAATCAGTGCGAAGGGGCCTGCACCCTGGGCCGGAAATACGAACCTGTGGCCATTGGTCGGCTGGAGAGGTTTGTGGCCGATAGCCACTACGCTTCCTCGGCTTGTCAGTCCTTGACTGGCGGTGACGAATGTCCCCTGCCCCAGGAGGATCTCCGGGTGGCGGCCGTGGGTTCCGGACCGGCCAGCCTGACCTTTGCGGGCTATCTTGCGACCCGGGGAATTCCGGTCACGGTCTTCGAGGCCATGCACGAGGTCGGCGGGGTGCTCGTCTACGGCATCCCAGAATTCCGGCTACCCAAGTCCATCGTGGCATTGGAGGTGGAACAGCTTGAGGCCCAGGGCGTGTCTTTTGAGACCAATGCAGTTGTCGGTCGAACCGTGGGAGTTCAGGAACTCTTGAACCAAGGCTTCAAGGCCGTGTTTGTCGGAGTGGGGGCCGGACTGCCCCGGTTTTTGGGCGTACCCGGAGAGAACCTGATCGGCGTCTATTCGGCCAATGAGTATCTGACCCGGGTGAATCTCATGAAGGGCTACCGGTTCCCGGAGTATGACACCCCGGTGACCAGAGGGCGGAGAGTGGCCGTGTTCGGCGGCGGCAACGTGGCCATGGACTCGGCACGGACGGCACTCCGTCTTGGTGCGGACAAGGTCTTTATTGTCTATCGCCGGACCAGGGACGAGATGCCGGCGAGACTCGAGGAGCTGGAACACGCAGTGGAGGAACGGGTCGAACTGGTCTGCCTGTGCGGTCCATTGGAGTTTTCGGGCGACGACCAGGGCCGTCTGACTGGGGTGCGTCTGCAGAAGATGTGCCTTGGTGAACCGGACGAGAGCGGGAGATGTCGGCCTGTCTGTCTGGAAGGGCAGACCGAGTCTCTGGAGATCGACATGGCAGTCATCGCCGTTGGAACGGGATCGAATCCCGTTCTGACCCGGAATACTCCTGGACTCGAATTGAACAGACGAGGCTATATCGTGGCAGACCCCGAGACCGGTGAGACGTCCTTGCCCAATGTGTTTGCCGGGGGAGATATCGTCACTGGATCGGCCACGGTGGTCATGGCCATGGGAGCTGGTCGTCGGGCGGCCAAAGTTGTGGCCGCGAGACTTCTCGGGGCCACGGAGGTTCCGATCCGGGAATGA
- a CDS encoding sulfide/dihydroorotate dehydrogenase-like FAD/NAD-binding protein — protein sequence MSARVVNKKILIPGRVTEMDVDAPAVAAKALPGNFVVLRLSEKGERIPLTIADTDPEVGLVKIVYMVLGKTTALLDTLNPGDMILDFCGPLGKPTAIEKIGRVVCVGGGTGIAAMHHIAKGHARAGNEVVAVIGARSRDLLLFESELSSFCHKILVATDDGSAGHKGFVTDVLKSRLAEDPEIREVVAVGPVPMMEAVAKTTKEFGVKTIVSLNPIMVDGIGMCGACRVTVDGAVRFACVDGPEFDAHGVDFLELKRRLRAFCEDEQLSYREFCECHGQKDHRS from the coding sequence ATGTCAGCACGCGTCGTGAACAAGAAAATCCTCATTCCGGGCCGGGTCACGGAGATGGACGTGGACGCCCCGGCCGTGGCCGCCAAGGCCCTGCCGGGCAATTTTGTGGTCCTGCGTCTGTCAGAAAAAGGCGAAAGGATTCCCCTGACTATTGCTGACACCGACCCTGAAGTCGGGCTGGTCAAAATCGTCTACATGGTTCTGGGCAAGACTACGGCCCTGCTAGACACCTTGAACCCCGGGGACATGATCCTCGATTTCTGTGGTCCTCTTGGCAAACCAACGGCTATTGAGAAGATTGGGAGAGTGGTCTGCGTTGGCGGAGGTACGGGTATCGCGGCCATGCACCATATCGCCAAGGGCCATGCCCGGGCCGGCAACGAGGTCGTGGCCGTCATCGGGGCCAGGAGCAGGGATCTTTTGCTTTTCGAGTCGGAACTGTCCTCCTTTTGTCACAAGATTTTGGTGGCCACGGACGACGGCTCGGCCGGGCACAAGGGGTTCGTTACCGATGTTTTGAAGAGTAGGCTGGCCGAGGATCCCGAGATTCGCGAAGTGGTGGCCGTGGGCCCGGTGCCGATGATGGAGGCCGTGGCCAAGACCACCAAGGAATTCGGGGTGAAAACCATCGTCAGTTTGAACCCGATCATGGTCGACGGCATTGGCATGTGCGGAGCCTGCCGGGTGACCGTGGACGGGGCCGTGCGTTTCGCCTGTGTGGACGGCCCCGAGTTCGATGCCCATGGCGTGGATTTTTTGGAACTCAAACGCAGGCTGCGGGCTTTTTGCGAGGACGAGCAACTTTCCTACCGGGAATTCTGTGAGTGTCATGGCCAAAAAGATCATCGTTCCTAA